One genomic region from Corvus hawaiiensis isolate bCorHaw1 chromosome 28, bCorHaw1.pri.cur, whole genome shotgun sequence encodes:
- the ISYNA1 gene encoding LOW QUALITY PROTEIN: inositol-3-phosphate synthase 1 (The sequence of the model RefSeq protein was modified relative to this genomic sequence to represent the inferred CDS: deleted 1 base in 1 codon), producing the protein MAEPFLVESPNVTYSKDFIEAKYTYSTVHVCKENGVTKVRPCSTRFTFRTGRQVPRLGVMLVGWGGNNGTTVTAAVLANKLGLSWMTKTGRKKANYYGSLLQASTVCLGTGPSGDVYVPFRDLLPMVHPNDIVFDGWDISSLNLAEAMKRAEVLEWPLQEQLWPHMEKMKPRPSIYIPEFIAANQEERADNVLRGSMAEQVEQIRRDIRDFKESSGVDKVIVLWTANTERFCDIVPGLNDTADNLLRAIERGLEVSPSTLFAVASILEGCAYINGSPQNTFVPGAVELAAQRRVFIGGDDFKSGQTKLKSVLVDFLVGAGLKTKSIVSYNHLGNNDGKNLSAPQQFRSKEISKSNVVDDTVQANPILYGPQDKPDHCVVIKYVPYVGDSKRALDEYTSEIMMGGTNTIVIHNTCEDSLLASPIILDLAILTELCQRITFCTEADPEFQGFHSVLSILAFLCKAPLVPEGTPVVNALFRQRSCIENILRACLGLPPQNHMLLEHKMQRPAPSPKRACPGGAACPLVPKKSPARPAQLNGHPCAPRPGPPRAPLHIDGAD; encoded by the exons ATGGCAGAACCGTTCCTCGTGGAGAGCCCCAACGTCACCTACAGCAAGGACTTCATCGAGGCCAAGTACACGTACAGCACCGTGCACGTCTGCAAGGAGAACGGCGTCACCAAG GTGCGGCCGTGCTCCACCCGCTTCACCTTCCGCACGGGCCGGCAGGTGCCGCGCCTGGGGGTGATGCTGGTGGGCTGGGGGGGCAACAACGGCACCACGGTGACGGCGGCCGTGCTGGCCAACAAGCTGGGGCTGTCCTGGATGACCAAGACGGGGCGCAAG AAAGCCAACTACTACGGCTCCCTGCTCCAAGCCTCCACCGTGTGCCTGGGCACCGGCCCCTCCGGTGATGTCTACGTGCCCTTCCGGGACCTGCTGCCCATGGTGCACCCCAACGACATCGTCTTCGACG gCTGGGACATCTCCTCGCTGAACCTGGCGGAGGCCATGAAGCGGGCGGAGGTGCTGGAGTGGccgctgcaggagcagctctggccccACATGGAGAAGATGAAGCCCCGACCTTCCATCTACATCCCCGAATTCATCGCCGCCAACCAGGAGGAGCGGGCGGACAACGTCCTGCGGGGCTCCATGGCCGAGCAG GTGGAGCAGATCCGCAGGGACATCCGAGACTTCAAGGAGAGCAGCGGGGTGGACAAAGTCATCGTCCTGTGGACGGCCAACACGGAGAGGTTCTGTGACATCGTGCCGGGGCTCAACGACACCGCCGACAACCTGCTGAGGGCCATCGAG cGAGGCCTGGAGGTGTCCCCGTCCACGCTCTTCGCCGTGGCCAGCATCCTGGAGGGCTGCGCCTACATCAACGGGTCCCCCCAGAACACCTTCGTGCCGGGGGCGGTGGAATTGGCCGCCCAGCGCCGCGTCTTCATCGGCGGCGACGACTTCAAGTCGGGGCAGACCAAGCTCAAGTCGGTGCTGGTGGATTTCCTGGTGGGCGCCGGGCTCAAG ACCAAGTCCATCGTGAGCTACAACCACCTGGGGAACAACGACGGCAAGAACCTCTCGGCACCGCAGCAGTTCCGCTCCAAGGAGATCTCCAAGAGCAACGTGGTGGACGACACGGTCCAGGCCAACCCCATCCTCTACGGCCCCCAGGACAAGCCTGACCACTGC GTGGTGATCAAGTACGTGCCCTACGTGGGGGACAGCAAGCGGGCGCTGGACGAGTACACGTCCGAGATCATGATGGGTGGCACCAACACCATCGTCATCCACAACACCTGCGAG GACTCGCTGCTGGCCAGCCCCATCATCCTGGACCTGGCCATCCTGACGGAGCTGTGCCAGCGCATCACCTTCTGCACCGAGGCCGATCCTGAGTTCCAGGGCTTCCACAGCGTCCTCTCCATCCTCGCCTTCCTCTGCAAGGCCCCGCTCGTGCCTGAGGGCACCCCCGTGGTCAACGCGCTCTTCCGCCAGCGCAGCTGCATCGAGAACATCCTGAG GgcctgcctggggctgcccccCCAGAACCACATGCTGCTGGAGCACAAGATGCAGCGGCCGGCGCCGAGCCCCAAGCGCGCCTGTCCCGGGGGGGCCGCCTGTCCCCTGGTCCCCAAGAAGAGCCCGGCA CGCCCCGCCCAGCTCAACGGGCACCCCTGTGCCCcccggccggggccgccccgagCCCCCCTGCACATCGACGGCGCCGACTAA